The Iamia majanohamensis genome window below encodes:
- the cysD gene encoding sulfate adenylyltransferase subunit CysD, with amino-acid sequence MSTRTDAPYRLSHLRALEAEAIHIVREVAAEFERPVMLFSGGKDSSVMLHVARKAFWPCKLPFPVMHIDTGHNYDEVIAFRDEEVERADLRLVVASVPDAIAAGKVTEASGNGATRNRIQTPVLLEAIEENGFDAVFGGARRDEEKARAKERVFSFRDEFGQWDPKNQRPELWSLYNARHHRGEHLRVFPLSNWTELDIWEYIRADDVRIAPLYFAHQREVVRRDGMWIGVTQHLTLGDDEEVETRTVRFRTIGDATGTGAVESTASDLDQIVDEVAATRLTERGATRADDRISEAGMEDRKREGYF; translated from the coding sequence GTGTCCACCCGCACCGACGCGCCGTACCGGCTGAGCCACCTGCGGGCCCTCGAGGCCGAGGCCATCCACATCGTCCGGGAGGTCGCTGCCGAGTTCGAGCGGCCGGTGATGCTGTTCAGCGGCGGCAAGGACTCCTCGGTCATGCTCCACGTGGCCCGCAAGGCGTTCTGGCCCTGCAAGCTCCCCTTCCCGGTGATGCACATCGACACCGGCCACAACTACGACGAGGTCATCGCCTTCCGCGACGAGGAGGTCGAGCGCGCCGACCTCCGCCTGGTGGTGGCCTCGGTCCCCGATGCCATCGCCGCCGGCAAGGTGACCGAGGCGTCGGGGAACGGGGCCACCCGCAACCGCATCCAGACCCCGGTGCTGCTCGAGGCCATCGAGGAGAACGGCTTCGACGCCGTCTTCGGGGGCGCCCGGCGCGACGAGGAGAAGGCCCGGGCCAAGGAGCGGGTGTTCAGCTTCCGCGACGAGTTCGGCCAGTGGGACCCCAAGAACCAGCGCCCCGAGCTCTGGAGCCTCTACAACGCCCGCCACCACCGGGGTGAGCACCTCCGGGTGTTCCCGCTGAGCAACTGGACCGAGCTCGACATCTGGGAGTACATCCGGGCCGACGACGTGCGCATCGCGCCGCTGTACTTCGCCCACCAGCGCGAGGTCGTGCGTCGCGACGGCATGTGGATCGGCGTCACCCAGCACCTCACCCTCGGCGACGACGAGGAGGTCGAGACCCGCACGGTCCGCTTCCGCACCATCGGCGACGCCACCGGCACGGGCGCGGTCGAGTCGACCGCCTCGGACCTCGACCAGATCGTCGACGAGGTGGCCGCCACCCGGCTCACCGAGCGGGGCGCCACCCGGGCCGACGACCGCATCAGCGAGGCCGGCATGGAGGACCGCAAGCGGGAGGGCTACTTCTGA
- a CDS encoding 3'(2'),5'-bisphosphate nucleotidase CysQ, translating to MPDPAPGPSTPVSAADHELAAALATEAGEMLVALRAELAGSGPATLKREGDRRSHELLMARVATEAPGDGVLSEEGIDGAARLGAARTWIIDPLDGTREYSEPPREDWAVHVALVVDGAPVAGAVALPAQGVTLSTATPSPWPSAVPDPPRVIVSRSRPPAVALAVADALGARLVEMGSAGAKVAAVVRGEADVYAHAGGQYEWDSCAPVAVAQAAGFHCSRIDGSPLVYNRPDPWLPDLLVCHPDLTDQVLHVTGR from the coding sequence ATGCCCGACCCCGCCCCCGGTCCCTCCACCCCGGTCTCCGCCGCCGACCACGAGCTGGCCGCGGCCCTGGCCACCGAGGCCGGAGAGATGCTCGTCGCCCTGCGCGCCGAGCTGGCGGGGAGCGGCCCGGCGACCCTCAAGCGCGAGGGCGACCGCCGCAGCCACGAGCTGCTCATGGCCCGGGTGGCCACCGAGGCCCCCGGCGACGGCGTCCTCTCCGAGGAGGGCATCGACGGCGCCGCCCGCCTGGGCGCGGCCCGCACGTGGATCATCGACCCCCTCGACGGCACCCGCGAGTACAGCGAGCCGCCCCGGGAGGACTGGGCCGTCCACGTGGCCCTCGTGGTGGACGGCGCACCGGTGGCCGGGGCCGTGGCGCTGCCCGCCCAGGGCGTCACCCTGTCGACCGCGACCCCTTCGCCCTGGCCGTCGGCGGTGCCCGACCCGCCGCGGGTGATCGTGAGCCGCAGCCGCCCGCCGGCGGTGGCCCTGGCCGTGGCCGACGCGCTCGGCGCCCGCCTGGTGGAGATGGGCTCGGCCGGGGCCAAGGTCGCCGCCGTGGTCCGGGGCGAGGCCGACGTCTACGCCCACGCCGGGGGCCAGTACGAGTGGGACAGCTGCGCCCCCGTGGCCGTGGCCCAGGCCGCCGGGTTCCACTGCTCGCGCATCGACGGCAGCCCGCTCGTCTACAACCGCCCCGACCCGTGGCTCCCCGACCTCCTCGTCTGCCACCCCGACCTCACCGACCAGGTCCTCCACGTCACCGGCAGGTAG
- a CDS encoding SpoIIE family protein phosphatase — MGPGSDVQGEAATSTDDVDPSARAARVATEFAAEAGSDASTQRLLELVVESFAEWGTIHLVQPDGRLRRVAAHHRDPSRRPAIDRLREAISVDPALAPDLTEPLRTRAAVIRRRSSEELAALAPSEEVLALWTRLGFGAGVLLPLVARDRALGVLALMAADHDHFTPEEVTALESLAAECALLVETARLAREAEAATGERLRVRAVLDTLLAHAPVASAVVDPDGRVLHHNEALRAMAGSADPPPPAGELATPRLEELVPAVAPEVAPLLEKVRLTGEAQGPVELRLGEVGRRRYWQARAFPIRRGEEGLLGTGLMFVEHTDETLASRRQRESVTRLDLSLAAGGLGTWDWDLVTGRVVWSTGMEEIAGLEPGSFGGTGDDFLALVPEDEREQVGRRMADSARSGRDHHDEVRITRPDGDERWIETHGRVVATRDGVPLRMIGVASDVTERHIMEDVKLKLLEREHQARLAAEGSRERLALLAEVSATLATTLDPQAVYDDLATLLVPRVADFVILDALDDDGGMREAALVHIDPTREDLVRKVRSFRRREGGDGIWSVRRAMRTGRSERVEDITDADLVAAAEGDEDHLATLRDLSPRSALVAPLVARGRVLGGISLVTTGPRSYESDDQALLENIASRAANAIDTAMLFDSRSEVARALQQTLLPPALPEIPGIDLGAKYRVAEAGIEIGGDFYDVFEVPSGWTIVLGDVCGKGPAAAAVTGLFRHTLRAIAPSPPGDEGGPAAVLAATNDAIMDQIDDTRFATAALVTLEPGRGEADLCVACGGHPRPMLVRADGTIERVDATGTLLGVLPDPEFQEVSLHLGPGDALVLYTDGVTEARDGATQFGEGGLMDALDGAHRLHSADAVAERVVDAVDAFRDPDLPSDDVAVVTIRVPSIEDM; from the coding sequence GTGGGTCCTGGGTCCGACGTGCAGGGCGAGGCGGCGACCTCGACCGACGACGTCGACCCGTCGGCTCGGGCCGCCCGGGTGGCCACCGAGTTCGCCGCCGAAGCGGGCTCCGACGCCTCCACCCAGCGCCTCCTGGAGCTGGTGGTGGAGTCCTTCGCCGAGTGGGGGACCATCCACCTGGTCCAGCCCGACGGACGCCTCCGCCGGGTCGCCGCCCACCACCGCGACCCCTCCCGTCGGCCTGCGATCGACCGGCTCCGCGAGGCGATCAGCGTCGACCCCGCCCTGGCCCCGGACCTCACCGAGCCCCTCCGCACCCGGGCCGCGGTGATCCGCCGGCGCTCGTCCGAGGAGCTCGCCGCCCTGGCGCCGTCGGAGGAGGTGCTGGCGCTCTGGACCCGGCTCGGGTTCGGCGCCGGCGTCCTCCTGCCGCTGGTGGCCCGCGACCGGGCCCTCGGCGTCCTCGCCCTCATGGCGGCCGACCACGACCACTTCACCCCCGAGGAGGTCACCGCGCTCGAGAGCCTGGCCGCCGAGTGCGCCCTGCTCGTGGAGACGGCCCGCCTCGCCCGGGAGGCGGAGGCGGCCACCGGCGAGCGCCTCCGGGTCCGCGCCGTGCTCGACACCCTCCTCGCCCACGCCCCCGTGGCCAGCGCGGTCGTCGACCCCGACGGTCGGGTGCTGCACCACAACGAGGCCCTGCGGGCCATGGCCGGGTCGGCCGACCCCCCGCCGCCGGCGGGCGAACTGGCCACCCCCCGCCTGGAGGAGCTGGTGCCGGCGGTGGCGCCCGAGGTCGCACCGCTCCTCGAGAAGGTGCGCCTCACCGGCGAGGCCCAGGGCCCGGTCGAGCTCCGCCTCGGCGAGGTGGGGCGCCGGCGCTACTGGCAGGCCCGGGCCTTCCCCATCCGCCGCGGCGAGGAGGGGCTGCTCGGCACCGGGCTGATGTTCGTCGAGCACACCGACGAGACCCTCGCCTCCCGGCGCCAGCGCGAGAGCGTGACCCGCCTCGACCTGTCCCTCGCCGCCGGTGGGCTGGGCACGTGGGACTGGGACCTGGTCACCGGCCGGGTCGTGTGGTCGACCGGGATGGAGGAGATCGCCGGGCTCGAGCCGGGTTCGTTCGGCGGCACCGGAGACGACTTCCTCGCCCTCGTCCCCGAGGACGAGCGGGAGCAGGTCGGCCGCCGCATGGCCGACTCGGCCCGCTCGGGGCGGGACCACCACGACGAGGTCCGCATCACCCGGCCCGACGGCGACGAGCGCTGGATCGAGACCCACGGTCGGGTCGTCGCCACCCGCGACGGCGTGCCCCTCCGCATGATCGGCGTGGCCTCCGACGTCACCGAGCGCCACATCATGGAGGACGTCAAGCTCAAGCTGCTCGAGCGCGAGCACCAGGCCCGCCTGGCGGCGGAGGGGTCGCGCGAGCGCCTCGCCCTGCTGGCCGAGGTCAGCGCCACGCTGGCCACCACCCTCGACCCCCAGGCCGTCTACGACGACCTGGCGACCCTGCTCGTCCCCCGGGTGGCCGACTTCGTCATCCTCGACGCCCTCGACGACGACGGCGGCATGCGGGAGGCCGCCCTGGTCCACATCGACCCCACCCGGGAGGACCTGGTGCGCAAGGTCCGCTCCTTCCGCCGCCGCGAGGGGGGCGACGGCATCTGGAGCGTGCGGCGCGCCATGCGCACGGGACGTTCCGAGCGGGTCGAGGACATCACCGACGCCGACCTGGTCGCCGCGGCCGAGGGCGACGAGGACCACCTCGCCACCCTGCGCGACCTGTCGCCCCGGTCCGCCCTGGTCGCCCCGCTGGTCGCCCGGGGTCGGGTGCTGGGCGGGATCTCGCTGGTCACCACCGGCCCGCGGTCCTACGAGAGCGACGACCAGGCCCTGCTCGAGAACATCGCCAGCCGGGCCGCCAACGCCATCGACACCGCGATGCTCTTCGACTCGCGCTCGGAGGTCGCCCGGGCCCTCCAGCAGACCCTGCTGCCCCCGGCCCTGCCCGAGATCCCCGGCATCGACCTGGGGGCCAAGTACCGCGTGGCCGAGGCCGGCATCGAGATCGGCGGCGACTTCTACGACGTCTTCGAGGTGCCGTCGGGCTGGACGATCGTGCTGGGCGACGTGTGCGGCAAGGGGCCGGCGGCCGCTGCGGTGACCGGGCTGTTCCGCCACACGCTGCGCGCCATCGCCCCGTCGCCGCCGGGCGACGAGGGCGGTCCGGCGGCCGTCCTGGCCGCCACCAACGACGCCATCATGGACCAGATCGACGACACCCGGTTCGCCACCGCAGCCCTGGTCACGCTCGAGCCGGGGCGGGGCGAGGCCGACCTCTGCGTCGCCTGCGGGGGCCACCCCCGGCCCATGCTGGTGCGGGCCGACGGCACCATCGAGCGGGTCGACGCCACCGGCACGCTGCTCGGCGTCCTGCCCGATCCCGAGTTCCAGGAGGTCAGCCTCCACCTCGGCCCCGGCGACGCCCTCGTCCTCTACACCGACGGCGTCACCGAGGCCCGCGACGGCGCCACCCAGTTCGGCGAGGGCGGACTGATGGACGCACTGGACGGGGCCCACCGCCTCCACTCGGCCGACGCCGTGGCCGAGCGGGTCGTCGACGCCGTCGACGCCTTCCGCGACCCCGACCTCCCCTCCGACGACGTCGCCGTCGTCACCATCCGCGTCCCCTCCATCGAGGACATGTAG
- a CDS encoding ABC1 kinase family protein: MAPPTSPDLALGTFTASGPWVIDPDALPWRRAVAEERARLQRRLPDLVRPRRLPPLGRLARVLGRLGPPLGAWAIGARRQGGTASRADLARRLRLAAEALGPTYIKLGQIIASGEGLFPAELVAEMRACRDQVPPETFAAVRAVVEEDLGRPLEDVFARFDRRPLAAASIAQVHAAALHPETPDGEPVEVVVKVQRPGIKALVEADLQVMATIAPLLVGRIPIAALANPPALVELFGETITEELDFRLEADNMLDVAAVYAQLGRSPYVVPRPHPTLVTRRVLVMERLSGFAFEDVAGMRAADIDTTEVVRSGMIGFLEGAMLHGIFHGDLHAGNLFVLPDGRTALLDFGITGRMGDVRRRAFLRLLVSATMNDLRGQLAAIRDLGALPPDVDLEGVIRDLDLEGPVVDPTNLTPEQLTGEIQKVVKGLIGYGAKLPKELMLFIKNLVFLDGAIATLAPDLDLFAEITHVATYFATEHGARIAGEVGVDEDSWNLDMGSVRALYGVEEGTQALTHRELQQRREVIAQRYAQRQRGGVRRRLRARVRRRG, encoded by the coding sequence GTGGCGCCCCCCACCTCCCCCGACCTGGCCCTCGGCACCTTCACCGCCTCCGGGCCCTGGGTGATCGACCCCGACGCCCTCCCCTGGCGGCGGGCGGTGGCCGAGGAGCGGGCCCGGCTCCAGCGGCGCCTGCCCGACCTCGTCCGGCCCCGGCGGCTGCCGCCCCTCGGCCGCCTGGCCCGGGTGCTGGGGCGCCTCGGGCCGCCCCTCGGCGCCTGGGCGATCGGCGCCCGCCGCCAGGGCGGCACCGCGTCGCGCGCCGACCTGGCCCGCCGCCTCCGGCTCGCGGCCGAGGCCCTCGGCCCCACCTACATCAAGCTGGGCCAGATCATCGCCTCGGGCGAGGGCCTCTTCCCCGCCGAGCTGGTCGCCGAGATGCGCGCCTGTCGCGACCAGGTCCCGCCCGAGACCTTCGCCGCCGTGCGCGCCGTGGTCGAGGAGGACCTGGGCCGTCCCCTCGAGGACGTCTTCGCCCGCTTCGACCGCCGGCCCCTCGCCGCCGCCTCCATCGCCCAGGTCCACGCCGCCGCCCTGCACCCCGAGACCCCCGACGGCGAGCCCGTCGAGGTCGTGGTCAAGGTCCAGCGCCCCGGCATCAAGGCCCTGGTCGAGGCCGACCTCCAGGTGATGGCCACCATCGCCCCGCTGCTCGTGGGGCGCATCCCGATCGCCGCCCTGGCCAACCCCCCGGCCCTCGTCGAGCTGTTCGGCGAGACCATCACCGAGGAGCTCGACTTCCGCCTCGAGGCCGACAACATGCTCGACGTCGCCGCGGTCTACGCCCAGCTGGGCCGCAGCCCGTACGTCGTCCCCCGCCCGCACCCCACCCTGGTCACCCGTCGCGTCCTGGTCATGGAGCGTCTGTCGGGGTTCGCCTTCGAGGACGTGGCCGGCATGCGCGCCGCCGACATCGACACCACCGAGGTGGTCCGCTCGGGGATGATCGGCTTCCTCGAGGGGGCCATGCTCCACGGCATCTTCCACGGCGACCTCCACGCCGGGAACCTCTTCGTGCTCCCCGACGGCCGCACCGCCCTGCTCGACTTCGGCATCACCGGGCGCATGGGCGACGTCCGCCGACGGGCCTTCCTCCGGCTGCTCGTCAGCGCCACCATGAACGACCTGCGGGGCCAGCTGGCCGCCATCCGCGACCTCGGCGCTCTCCCGCCCGATGTCGACCTCGAGGGCGTGATCCGCGACCTCGACCTCGAGGGGCCGGTGGTCGACCCCACCAACCTCACGCCGGAGCAGCTCACCGGCGAGATCCAGAAGGTGGTGAAGGGCCTCATCGGCTACGGCGCCAAGCTCCCCAAGGAGCTGATGCTCTTCATCAAGAACCTCGTCTTCCTCGACGGGGCCATCGCCACCCTCGCCCCCGACCTCGACCTCTTCGCCGAGATCACTCACGTCGCCACCTACTTCGCCACCGAGCACGGCGCCCGCATCGCCGGCGAGGTCGGCGTCGACGAGGACTCCTGGAACCTCGACATGGGCTCGGTGCGCGCCCTCTACGGCGTCGAGGAGGGGACCCAGGCCCTCACCCACCGCGAGCTCCAGCAGCGACGGGAGGTCATCGCCCAGCGCTACGCCCAGCGCCAGCGGGGCGGCGTGCGTCGCCGGCTCCGGGCCCGGGTCCGTCGCCGGGGCTGA
- the nucS gene encoding endonuclease NucS → MRLVIARCEVDYAGRLDAHLPLATRLIMVKADGCVAVHADGGAYKPLNWMNAPNRLVEEEDRWVVTSPKGETLTIRLHEVLSDTAVEMGVDPGLQKDGVEAHLQVLLAERPHTMEDGLRLIRREHLTDIGPVDLLCHGADGATVAVEVKRRGDIDGVEQLTRYVEFLRRDARLGEVRGLFVAQQVKPQARVLAADRGLGWVEVDYDELRGIESDVLRLF, encoded by the coding sequence ATGCGCCTGGTGATCGCCCGCTGCGAGGTCGACTACGCCGGTCGGCTCGACGCCCACCTCCCCCTCGCCACCCGCCTGATCATGGTGAAGGCCGACGGGTGCGTGGCCGTGCACGCCGACGGCGGCGCCTACAAGCCCCTCAACTGGATGAACGCCCCCAACCGGCTCGTCGAGGAGGAGGACCGCTGGGTGGTCACCAGCCCCAAGGGCGAGACCCTCACCATCCGCCTCCACGAGGTGCTCTCGGACACCGCGGTCGAGATGGGCGTCGACCCGGGGCTCCAGAAGGACGGCGTGGAGGCCCACCTCCAGGTGCTGTTGGCCGAGCGGCCCCACACCATGGAGGACGGGCTCCGGCTCATCCGCCGCGAGCACCTCACCGACATCGGGCCCGTCGACCTGCTGTGCCACGGCGCCGACGGGGCCACGGTCGCCGTCGAGGTCAAGCGCCGGGGCGACATCGACGGCGTCGAGCAGCTCACCCGCTACGTCGAGTTCCTGCGGCGCGACGCCCGCCTGGGCGAGGTCCGGGGCTTGTTCGTGGCCCAGCAGGTGAAGCCCCAGGCCCGCGTCCTCGCCGCCGACCGGGGCCTGGGCTGGGTCGAGGTCGACTACGACGAGCTCCGCGGCATCGAGTCCGACGTCCTGCGCCTGTTCTGA
- a CDS encoding type II toxin-antitoxin system PemK/MazF family toxin, translating into MQRGEIWFAATPGGDRPVLVLTRDPVADRIGSVVVAALTRTQRGLVSELALTTDDGVPTESVVNFDNLHTIPRDTFRRRVTALSPVRMAEACRALQAATGC; encoded by the coding sequence ATGCAGCGGGGTGAGATCTGGTTCGCGGCGACGCCCGGCGGTGACCGGCCCGTCCTCGTGCTGACGCGAGACCCGGTCGCAGACCGGATCGGGTCGGTCGTGGTCGCCGCGCTCACCCGGACGCAGCGAGGGCTGGTGTCCGAGCTCGCGCTGACGACGGACGATGGCGTCCCGACCGAGAGCGTCGTCAACTTCGACAACCTCCACACGATCCCGCGTGACACGTTCCGGCGGAGGGTGACCGCGCTGTCACCGGTGCGCATGGCTGAGGCCTGTCGGGCACTGCAGGCCGCGACCGGCTGCTGA
- a CDS encoding ribbon-helix-helix protein, CopG family, giving the protein MTMLSFRVAQRDADEAQRWAEALGVDRSELLRDALRRHLDRLASEDDVDRWVASPLDDGERSLGDIAEWGPAEDWADWAADAAG; this is encoded by the coding sequence ATGACGATGCTCAGCTTCCGCGTCGCCCAGCGCGACGCAGACGAGGCGCAGCGCTGGGCGGAGGCACTCGGTGTCGATCGCTCCGAGCTCTTGCGGGACGCGCTGCGTCGCCATCTCGATCGCTTGGCGTCCGAGGACGACGTCGACCGATGGGTGGCCTCGCCCCTCGACGACGGCGAGCGGTCACTCGGCGACATCGCCGAGTGGGGTCCCGCCGAGGACTGGGCGGACTGGGCGGCCGATGCAGCGGGGTGA
- a CDS encoding GNAT family N-acetyltransferase → MRRPSAAIGALRRAIGRCAGVPGSALRAGLSLVEDLRCRPAEPADLEFLATMLGEAAVWRPDKPTPTGEEALADPHLATYLAGWPRPGDHGLVADHDGPVGAAWYRTYTEADHAYGFVSAEIPEVAIAVVASRRGEGIGRRLLVGLIEDSIAQGHPALSLSVNDENPARLLYESVGFVTVERRETASTMVRHATSARRRG, encoded by the coding sequence GTGCGCCGTCCGTCCGCCGCAATCGGCGCCCTCCGGCGCGCCATCGGACGCTGCGCAGGGGTGCCGGGCTCGGCCCTGCGTGCTGGACTGAGCCTCGTGGAGGACCTGCGGTGTCGCCCGGCCGAGCCGGCGGACCTCGAGTTCCTGGCCACGATGCTCGGCGAGGCCGCGGTCTGGCGTCCCGACAAGCCGACGCCGACCGGCGAGGAGGCGCTCGCCGATCCTCACCTGGCGACGTACCTCGCCGGCTGGCCGAGGCCGGGCGACCACGGCCTCGTCGCCGACCACGACGGGCCCGTGGGCGCAGCGTGGTACCGGACCTACACGGAGGCGGACCACGCCTACGGCTTCGTCTCGGCCGAGATCCCGGAGGTGGCGATCGCCGTCGTCGCGTCGCGACGGGGCGAGGGCATCGGGCGTCGGCTGCTCGTCGGTCTGATCGAGGACAGCATCGCCCAGGGCCACCCTGCGCTGAGCCTGAGCGTCAACGACGAGAACCCGGCGCGGCTGCTCTACGAGTCGGTCGGGTTCGTGACCGTCGAGCGCCGCGAGACGGCCTCGACGATGGTCCGGCACGCCACCTCCGCTCGTCGTCGCGGGTGA
- a CDS encoding HNH endonuclease signature motif containing protein, with protein MEPVPDTPQHEALRLLAAAVDAVFDAGVAPTDPADARALVRELEAQARRVQSAQVALVDAIDRGGFHRGDGHASAKVMVRHIAGLSNPEAARRARQARALRDLPLVAAAFGHGRIGADQVNRIALAHANPRVTDAVVANEASFVTQATDQPYRVFDRMVTEWVSVMDEDGTRDRAERHHHNRDLTIHQGFDGSWTITGGCGSLHGAEIDSILRAFLRAETEADWAEARRTHGDAATVSDLARTDGQRRFDAFLAMCRRGADARAAEAGGSQIVTDIVIDQETFGRTIAAMAGATPPPVDPAFALFPTRSYRCSTLDGDPVDPTEAVAAALNRHIRRVVVGADSVVVDLGRRRRLFTGAAALAVKLSATTCYWPGCQVPVTACQCDHLRPWSPRSDGSGGGCTCPGNGAPPCGRHNQHKEHGFTVRRDPTGTLHVLRPDGTEIT; from the coding sequence GTGGAACCCGTCCCCGACACCCCGCAGCACGAGGCCCTTCGCCTGCTCGCGGCGGCCGTCGATGCGGTGTTCGACGCCGGGGTCGCCCCGACCGACCCGGCCGACGCCCGGGCCTTGGTCCGCGAGCTCGAGGCCCAGGCCCGGCGGGTGCAGTCGGCACAGGTGGCGCTGGTCGACGCGATCGACCGGGGCGGGTTCCACCGGGGCGACGGGCACGCCTCGGCCAAGGTGATGGTCCGCCACATCGCCGGGCTGTCGAACCCCGAGGCCGCCCGCCGGGCCCGCCAGGCCAGGGCGCTGCGCGACCTGCCACTGGTGGCCGCCGCGTTCGGGCACGGGCGGATCGGGGCCGACCAGGTCAACCGGATCGCCCTGGCCCACGCCAACCCCCGTGTCACCGACGCGGTGGTGGCCAACGAGGCCTCCTTCGTGACCCAGGCCACCGACCAGCCCTACCGGGTCTTCGACCGCATGGTCACCGAGTGGGTCTCGGTCATGGACGAGGACGGCACACGCGACCGGGCCGAACGCCACCACCACAACCGCGACCTCACGATCCACCAGGGCTTCGACGGGTCCTGGACCATCACCGGCGGCTGCGGCTCCCTCCACGGTGCCGAGATCGACAGCATCCTCCGCGCCTTCCTCCGGGCCGAGACCGAGGCGGACTGGGCCGAGGCCCGCCGCACCCACGGCGACGCCGCCACCGTCTCGGACCTGGCCCGCACCGACGGGCAACGGCGCTTCGACGCCTTCCTGGCCATGTGCCGCCGCGGCGCCGATGCCCGCGCCGCCGAGGCGGGCGGGTCCCAGATCGTCACCGACATCGTCATCGACCAGGAGACCTTCGGCCGCACCATCGCCGCCATGGCCGGCGCCACCCCACCCCCGGTCGATCCCGCCTTCGCCTTGTTCCCCACCCGGTCCTACCGGTGCTCCACGCTCGACGGGGACCCCGTCGACCCCACCGAGGCCGTCGCCGCCGCCCTCAACCGCCACATCCGCCGCGTCGTCGTCGGCGCCGACTCCGTCGTGGTCGACCTCGGCCGCCGACGCCGCCTCTTCACCGGGGCCGCCGCCCTCGCCGTCAAGCTGTCGGCCACCACCTGCTACTGGCCCGGCTGCCAGGTCCCCGTCACCGCCTGCCAGTGCGACCACCTCCGCCCCTGGTCGCCCCGGTCCGACGGATCCGGTGGCGGATGTACCTGCCCCGGCAACGGGGCACCGCCCTGCGGACGCCACAACCAGCACAAGGAACACGGCTTCACCGTCCGCCGCGACCCCACCGGCACCCTCCACGTCCTCCGCCCCGACGGCACCGAGATCACCTGA